The Thermoflexus sp. genome contains the following window.
GGCCATGGATCTGCCCCTGGAGGATCCTCGGGTCGCTGCCTATCTGCAGGGGCATCCGCTGGAGGGGCCGTGGGAGGAGGGATGGGTGCTGATCGCCCTGGAGGGGTTTCCGCTGGGCTGGGCCCGCGCCGAGCGAGGGCGTCTCAAGAACTTGTATCCCCGACACCTGCGGGCGATCGGATGGTGGGAGGTGGAAGCCCGCTAAGGAGATCCCACCTCCTCCACCGAGACCCCGATGGCCTCCAGCCAGGCTTTCAGGGCATGGGCATGATCGGCTCGCACCATCAGGGTGTGGGCGTCCAGCGGGCGGATCCACGGGGCCAGCTCCGGCTCATTCCCCAGCGCCTCCAGGATCTCCGGGCGATCCATCCGGAGCAGTAGGACATGTTCCCAGCGCGCGCGGGGCGGATGCTCGCTCCACGTCAGGAGGCGGGCCAGCAGCCAGGCCGGCAGGGGGCCGCGGTGAACCCGCTGCAGCCGTTGCAGGATCTGGGGAAGGGTCAGGCCGGCCGCCCGCCCGGCGCGCAGAGAAGCCTCGGTGATTCGAAATCCCTCCGGAATGCGTTCGGTGAACGGCTCGAGCAACCGCTCCACCCCAGGGTGCGGGAACGGGCCGGTCCAGCGGAGGATCCCCGGAGGCTCGGCGATCACCTGATGGCGCAGATCCTCCGGTCGGAACCCGGTCACCCAGGGGCGGATCCCCTGGAGACGCCACTGGGCTTCCAGATCCGGGAGCGGCTCTTCCGTCCACCCGATGGAATCCCTTAGCGGGCGGAGGCCAGGCCCCCCGGGGAGCGGTTCGCCCATGGTCCGGATCACGGTCACCCGCCGGTAGATCCGGATCTGGTGAAACCGTCGGTGCCAGTCCTCCAGGGACCGCCGGACGTTGGAAGGCAGGGGCTCGCCGCTGATCCCTTCCAGGAAGCGGATGATCCGCGGGATGTCCCATCCCTGCTGAAGTCCGCGGTAGATGGTCTCGCGGGAGATCTGATACACGGATATGGGATCCCCGGGGCTGGGATCCGCAAAGGTCTCCAGCGCTGCGAGAATGGATTCCGGCACCGGCTCGAAGACCAGGATGCGGAAATCGGGCTGGACGATCAGGCGACCCCCTTCCTCGGGGAGGGAGACCGGCTCCCCCACGCCCAGCA
Protein-coding sequences here:
- a CDS encoding helicase-associated domain-containing protein, producing the protein PAQGSIYLAFLQQLLERMGVLRTHGATLMLDLRHPFWEQGALDRALAAFRVWKGEDPEDLLNNGMLSPGSLRARVEQALRQEPGSWIPLPRLLAAIFPERPVRLPEPLSPAGREMAARLKAWLVAETLWPLHWLGLLDRGNTDGRWEAVRLTPFGAWMLGVGEPVSLPEEGGRLIVQPDFRILVFEPVPESILAALETFADPSPGDPISVYQISRETIYRGLQQGWDIPRIIRFLEGISGEPLPSNVRRSLEDWHRRFHQIRIYRRVTVIRTMGEPLPGGPGLRPLRDSIGWTEEPLPDLEAQWRLQGIRPWVTGFRPEDLRHQVIAEPPGILRWTGPFPHPGVERLLEPFTERIPEGFRITEASLRAGRAAGLTLPQILQRLQRVHRGPLPAWLLARLLTWSEHPPRARWEHVLLLRMDRPEILEALGNEPELAPWIRPLDAHTLMVRADHAHALKAWLEAIGVSVEEVGSP